CGCCAGAACGCGCGGAGGTCGTCGCGGTACTTGCCGTTCCACTCCGACCAGTCCGCGGGGAACCCACCGACCTGGTAGCCGGCGGTGTCCCACGGCTCGGCGATCATCTTGACCTCGCGGAGCACCGGGTCCTGGTGGACGATGTCGAGGAACGCGGAGTGCTTCTCAGCCTCGCCGTCCTGCCGGGTCAGGGTGGTGGCGAGGTCGAAGCGGAAGCCGTCGACGTGCATCTCCTCCACCCAGTAGCGGAGCGAGTCGGTGATGAGCCCGAGTGCGGACGGGTGCGACACGTTGAGGCTGTTGCCGGTGCCGGTGGTGTCGAAGTAGTTCGCCTCGTCACCCTCGACCAACCGGTAGTACGCCTGGTTGTCGATGCCCTTGAAGGACAGCGTCGGGCCCATGTGGTTGCCCTCGGCGGTGTGGTTGTAGACGACGTCCATGATGACCTCGAGCCCGGCGGCGTGCAGGGCCTTGACCATCTCCTTGAACTCGGTCACCTGCTGCCCGGAGGTGCCGGAGGACGAGTACTCGTCGTGCGGGGCGAAGAACCCGATGGAGTTGTAGCCCCAGTAGTTCCGGAGGCCCTTGTCCGCGAGGGTCGAGTCCTGGACGAACTGGTGCGTGGGCAGGAGTTCGACGGCGGTGACGCCGAGGTCGGTGAGGTGCTTGATCGCTGCCGGGTGCGCGAGGCCGGCGTAGGTGCCGCGGATCTCCTCGGGGACGTCGGGGTGCTGCTTCGTGAACCCCTTGACGTGCACCTCGTACACGACGGTGTCGGCGTACGACGTCCCGGGTCGGGTGTCGCCGGCCCAGTCGAACGCGCGGTCGGCGACGACGGACTTCGGCATCGCGCTCGCGGAGTCGGTGTCGTCGAGCTGGTCCGGCTGCTCCATGTCGTGCCCGAACAGTGCCTGGCCCCACTCGTACGTGCCGTCGATCGCGGTCGCGTAGGGGTCGAGCAGGAGCTTGGCCGGGTTGTGCCGCAGGCCGTTCGCGGGGTCCCACGCACCGTGCACGCGGAAGCCGTAGCGGGTACCGACGGTGACGTCCGGGACGACGTCGTGGAAGGTGTACCCGGTGCGGTTCGTGAGTTCGGTGCGGTGTTCGGTGCCGTCCTCGTCGAAGCGGCAGAACTCGACGCGCTCGGCGGTGCTGGAGAAGAGTGCGACGTTCGCGCCGCCGTCGACGAGCGTCACGCCGAGCGGGGTGCGGGAGGAAGTGGTCATGTCGTCCTTGTACCGGTCGGTCACTGTGACCTGTGCCGGACGACGTACCCCGGGCGGGTCGGCCGGTCGTAGGATCGGCTCGTGACCACCGGTGCTCCGCGCTCCCGCCCCGCCCTCGTGACCGCTGCCGTCGTGCTCTGGCTGGTGGTGTCCGCCGCCCAGCTGATCGGCCCCACCCTGGTGATCGGCCGGACAGCAGCGCAGTACGGGCCGTGGTCCGTCGCCGGGTACGTCATCGGGCTCGGGCTCATCGGGTTCGTCGTCTTCGGCGCGATCCGACTGGCGCGAGGCTCCGGCCGCGCACGGTTCTGGCTGGCGGTGCTCGCCACGTTCGCCCTGCTGAACGCGGTGGTCCCACCGTACGGCCTGACCACCGCCGAGCGCGTGGCCGCAGCCCTCGCCGGGGTGCTCCCGTACCTGCCGCCGGCGCGCGCCTGGTTCCCGCCGCGGCTCGCTCGCACTCCGAAGCCGCAGCAGCCGCGCGTAGTCGGCTGGGACCCGGAGACGGGCGAGCCGATCCGCGCCAGCGAGTGACGGACTAGTCCGCCTGGGGGTCCTCGGGCTCGCCGCCCGAGTCGTGGTCGCTGTCCTGCGAGGGGTCCTCGGTCGCGTCGCCCGACGGCGATCCGTCCGGCAGGTCCTCGGTGTACTCGCGCTCGGCGTCGGACGGCTGGCTGCTGCTCGTGTCGCTCATGGCCGGGACGCTACGCGCGGCGCGCGTCATGCTCTTCCAGGCGACCGAGAGACGGCCGGGAGGCGCGGTGCGGGCCCGCACCGCGCCGCCCGGCCGTCGTCCCGTTCCGCCTACTGCACCACCGGCTGCGGCAGTGCGGCGAGGATCTCGGCGGCCGCTTCGCGGCCCATCCGCACCGCCCCGTCCACGTGCTGGTACCCGTGCCCGGCGAGGTCGCTCGACGCGAACCGCAGCGGTCCGACGGCGGCGCGCTGGTCGGCGCCGTACCGGACGAGCCCGCCGAGGTCGAAGCTCGCGGCGTAGGCGCCACGGGTCCACTCCTCGGTGCCCCAGTCGCTCTCGTAGTAGACGACCGGGCGGCGCGCCTCGTCACCGTAGTAGTGCGCGAGCGAGTCGAGCACGCGGGCCTTGCGTTCCACCGCCGACAGCGCGAAGACGTCGTCCGCGTGCTGGTCGGAGACGAACCCGACGAGCGTGCCCTGCTCCGAGCCGTGCATCGAGTTGTCGTACGCCTCGTGCACGAGCTCGTACGGGCTGAACGCGGTGCCGGACAGCCCCGCGCCCCGCCAGAACGGCCGGTCGTAGACGGCGTGCACCTTGATGACGAAGCCCATCGAGAGGTGCTGGTGGAGCTGGTGCTGCCGTCGGGGCAGCGGCGGCTCGTAGGAGATCCGCGAGTACAGGGGCGGCGGGACGGCCACGAGGGCCTGCCGCGCTCGGACCTCGACGCCGCCGTCGGCGATCGCGACCACGCCCTCGTCGTCCCAGCGGAGCGTCCGGACCGGGGCGTTCAGGTGCACGTCGTCGCCGAGCCGGGCGGCCAGGCGCTCGGAGACCTGCTGCATCCCGCCGACGACGCGCTTGTCGAGGATGAAGTCGGCGTCGACGAGGTTCGAGAAGCTCCCCGCGGAGGCCGCCATGAGCAGGGCCTGCAGGGCGGAGAACGTGTGCGCGGGCTTCGTCAACATCGCGCCGGCGATGAAGAGCTCGACGTTCTCGGTCGCGACCCGGTCGTCGCTGAGCCGCCGGAGCCACTCGCGGAAGGAGACCTCGTCGAGCGCCGCGGCGTCCGGCGTCTCCCAGGGCCGCGACGGGTCGACCTTCGCGACGTACTCGTCCACGACGGCCACGAGCCGTTCGATCTCGGTCGCGGTGGCCTCGGGCAGCGGGAAGATGTCGCCGGTGTACTCGGTGCGGGAGCCGTGCTGGTCGATGTAGACGCTCGAGCCCTCGCGGTACCGGTCGTACGTCGCGAGCCCGAGCTGGTCGAGCGTCTCGAGCAGGGCGGTCTGGTCCGGGGAGACCCACTGCCCGCCGATCTCGAGCGTGACGCCCTCGATGTCGTTCGTCCACGTCCGGCCGCCGACGCGGTCACGGGCCTCGAGCACGGCGACGCTCCGGCCCTGCGCGACGAGACGGTTCGCGGCGACGAGGCCGGTCACCCCGGCGCCGATGACGACGACGTCCTTCTCGATGGTCATCGCTGCGTTCCCTTCGTGCGCCCGAACGGGTCGGGCGTCAGTGTGTACATGGTCTCGAGGTACTCGTGCAGGCCCTCGCCGCCGCCCTCGCGGCCGAGCCCGGACTGCTTGACGCCGCCGAACGGGGCGGAGGCGTTCGACACGATGCCGGTGTTCAGCCCGAGCATGCCGGTCTCGAGCCGCTCCATGAGCCGCTGTCCGCGGGCGGGGTCCTCGGTGAACGCGTACCCGACGAGGCCGTACTCGGTGTCGTTCGCCGCGGCGATGCCCTCGTCCTCGGAGGAGAAGGTGCGGATCGCGAGGACCGGTCCGAAGATCTCGTCGCGGAGCAGGTCGCTGCCGGGCTGCACGTCGGTGATCACCGTCGGCGCGTAGAACGTCCCGGGGCCGTCCACGGGCTGGCCGCCGGTGCGGAGGGTGGCGCCTCGGTCGAGGGCGTCGGTCACGAGCCGGTGCGCCTTGTCGACGGCGCGCTGGTCGATGAGCGGTCCGATGGCGACGCCGTCCTCGGTGCCGCGGCCGACGGTCATCGCCTCGACGCGTTCCGTGAGCCGCCGGGCGAACTCCTCGGCGACCGACTCCTGCACGATGAACCGGTTGGCCGCGGTGCACGCCTGCCCGGTGTTGCGGAACTTCGCCGCGAGGGCACCCTCGACGGCGAGGTCGAGGTCGGCGTCCTCGAAGACGAGGAACGGCGCGTTGCCCCCGAGCTCCATGCTCGTGCGGAGGACGTTCTGCGCGGCCTGCGCGAGCAGTGTCCGGCCGACGGGGGTCGACCCCGTGAACGACAGCTTGCGGAGCCGGGGGTCGTTGATGATCGGTTCGGAGAGCGCGCCGGCGTGGCTCGTCGGGACGACGTTGACGACCCCGGCGGGCACCCCGGCCTCGAGCAGCAGGTCCGCGAACAGCAGGGTCGTGAGCGGGGTGAGCTCGGCCGGCTTCACGACCGCGGTGCACCCGGCGGCGAGCGCGGGGGCGATCTTGCGCGTCGCCATCGCGAGCGGGAAGTTCCACGGGGTGATGAGGAACGTCGGACCGACGGGCTTGTGGGTGACGATCGCGCGCCCGGAGCCCTCGGGGTTGGTGCCGTAGGAGCCGCCGATCCGGACGGCCTCCTCGGAGAACCAGCGGAGGAACTCGCCGCCGTACGTGACCTCGCCGTTCGCCTCGGCGAGCGGCTTGCCCATCTCGAGCGTCATGAGGAGCGCGAAGTCCGCGCGGCGCTCCTGGAGCAGGTCGAACGCCTTCCGCAGGACCTCGGCGCGCTGCCGCGGCGGGGTCGACGCCCAGGCCTGCTGGGCAGCTGCGGCGGCGTCGAGGGCACGGACACCGTCTTCGGGGGTTGCATCGGCGATCTCGAGGAGCGTCTCCCCGGTCGACGGGTCGACGACGGGGAACGTCGCGCCGTCGGCTGCCTGCTGCCAGGTGCCGTCGACCAGGAGGCCCGTGGGGACCTTCGCGAGCAGCTCGCGTTCGGCGTCGGTGCGGGTGCTGAGGTCGGTCTGGGTGTCGGTCATGCTGCGGCGAGTCCTTCCAGGACGACGTCCAGGCCTTCGCGGAGGAGGGCGTCGTCGATCGCGAGCGGGGGGAGGAAGCGGAGGACGTTGCCGTACGTCCCCGCGGTGAGCGCGATCACACCGTGCTCGTACGCGTACTTGACCACACGACCGGTGAGCGCGGCATCGGGTTCGCCGGTCTCCGGGTCGACGAGCTCGATCGCGACCATGGCGCCGCGGCCCCGGACGTCGCCGATGCGGGGGTCCTCGGCCTGCGCGGAACGGAGGCGCCCGAGCAGGAGGTCGCCGATGGCTGCCGCGCGCTCCACGAGCCCGTCGTGCTCGAAGGCGTCGATCGCGGCGAGTGCGGCGGCGCAGGCGACCGGGTTGCCCCCGTACGTGCCGCCGAGGCCGCCGACGTGCGCGGAGTCCATGATGTCGGCACGACCGGTGACGGCGGAGAGCGGCATCCCGCCGGCCATGCCCTTCGCGGTCGTGACGAGGTCGGGGACGATGCCCTCGTGCTCGCTGGCGAACATCGCGCCGGTGCGGGCGAACCCGGTCTGGACCTCGTCGGCGATGAAGACGACGCCGTTCGCGGTCGCCCACTCGGACAGCGCCGACAGGAACCCTGGTGCGGGGACGACGAAGCCGCCCTCGCCCTGGATCGGCTCGATGAGCACGGCCGCGGTGTTCTCGGTGCCGACCTGCTTCTCGATCTGGGTGATCGCGCGCTTCGCGGCCTCGGCGCCGGACAGGCCGCCGTCGCGGAAGGGGTAGGACATCGGGACGCGGTAGACCTCGGGGGCGAACGGGCCGAAGCCGTTCTTGTACGGCTGGTTCTTCGCCGTCAGCGCCATCGTGAGGTTCGTCCGACCGTGGTACGCGTGGTCGAACACCACGACGGCCTGCTTGCCGGTGTGCTTGCGCGCGATCTTCACGGCGTTCTCGACGGCCTCGGCACCGGAGTTGAACAGGGCCGTCCGCTTCTCGTGGTCACCGGGGGTCAGCCGGTTCAGGGCCTCGGCCACCTCGACGTAGCCGTCGTACGCCGCGATCGTGAAGCACGTGTGCGTGAACGACGCGACCTGCTGCTGCACGGCCTCGACCACGCGGGGGTGGGCGTTGCCGACGCTCGTCACGGCGATGCCGGACCCGAGGTCGACGAACGAGTTGCCGTCCGCGTCGACGACGACACCGCCCCCGGCCGCGACGACCGCGATCGGTACCGCGACCCCGACGCCTGCGGCCACCGCGGCGCGCTTGCGGTCCATGAGCTCCCGCGAGCGGGGACCCGGCACCTCGGTGACGAGCCGGCGCTCCTGCGGCAGCGAGGGGCCGCCCGTGGCGGCGCTGGTCGAGGGTGCGACGGTGGAGGTCATGCGGCGATCGTAGGAGCCTCGCGCCGGGAGCCCCACCGTCCACGGCGTACAGCAGTACTGGCCTCGTTCGCCATAGCGGATAGAGTCCGACCATGTCCGCGACCCTGCGTTCCCTGCTCCACCGCGCCGACCTCCGGCTCCGGCTGCTCACGCGCGACGACGCCCCGGCGCTGGACGCCCCGCTGTCCTGGCTGCACAGCTCCGACCTCGAGGACCCGACGCCGTTCCTCGCCGACGGGCAGGGCCTGCTGACGACGGGCACACAGTTCGGCGACGCCGAGGTGGACGCGGAGGTCGCCGAGGGCTACGTCGACCGACTCCGGCGGCGCGGCGTCGTCGCGCTCGGATTCGGCACGGAGGTCGTCCGGAACGGCACCCCGGCGTCGCTGGTCGCGGCCTGTGACGCGCACGGCCTGCCGCTCTTCGAGGTGCCCTACGAGACGTCGTTCATCGCCGTCGCGCAGGCGAACGCCGACGCGGTGTCCCGCGAGGCCAACGCCCGGAACGCGTGGGCACTCGCGGCACAGCGGGCGATCTCGCTCGCGGCGATGCGGCCGGACGGGCTCGGCGCGACGATCGCCGAGCTCTCCCGGCAGCTCGACGGCTGGGTCGGGCTCTTCGACCTCTCCGGGCGGCTCGACCGCGGGTTCCCCGACGGTGCCGTCCCGGTCACCGACCTCGACGTGCTGCGGTCCGAGGCGCTGCGGCTCCTGCGCGCGGGTCAGCGGGCGAGCCTGCCGGTCACCACCGAGCACCGCACCGGGTACACGCTCCAGACGCTCGGCAGCGGCGGGCACCTCGCCGGTGTGCTGGCGATCCAGAACGGCGGGGCGCTCGACCGGGCGGGCCGCGAGGTCGTCACCGCCGTCATCGCCCTCGCCGGACTGGCCCTGCAGCAGAACCGCGAGCTCGCCCGGGCCCGGGGGCTCCTGCGCACCGGACTCCTCACGATGCTGTCGGTCGGGGACCCGGCCGTCGTCGACTCGACCTCGCGCGAGGTCTGGGGGCCGTTGCCCGCGGAACCGGTGCGGATCGCGGCCGTCGACGTGGCCGACCAGGACCTCGACGCGGTCGTCGACCTGCTCGAGCTCTGGGTGCAGGACCGCCCCGGCCGCTTGTTCTTCGCCGTGGACGACGCGCTCTTCCTCTGCGTCGGCGCGGAGGACACCGCGGTGGTCGAGGAGCTCGTCGACCGCTTCGAACTGCACGCCGGACTCTCCGACGGGGCCTCGTACCGGTACTTCGGCCGCGCCCGCACCGAGGCCGTGCAGGCGCTCGACCGGCGCCGCGAAGGACGTCCCGGCACGACCGAGTTCGGCGACCTCGCCCGTGAGGGGGTGCTCGCCCACCTGGCCCACGTCGACGTCGACGCCGGGGCCGTCGCACGCGCCTTCCTCGCCCCGCTGCTCGACCACGACCGGGCCTCGGGGACCGATCTCACCCGGACCGTCCGGACCTGGCTGGAGCAGAACTGCGAGTACGACCGCACCGCGCAGGCCCTCGGCGTCCACCGGCACACCGCCCGCGCCCGGGTGGAACACGCCGGCCGGCTGCTCGACCGCGACCTCTCCGCGTTCGCCACCCGCGCCGACCTCTGGGCCGCGTTCGTCGTCGACGGCAGCGGCGGCCCGATCGGCGCCACCGGTACGACCGGCACCGGCGGAGTGGCTGCCGTCTAGGCTGTGCGCGTGCCGACCACACCGCCCCGCCGGCGCCTCAGCCCGGCCGAGCGGGAGTCCCAGATCACCGAGACGGCCGCCGCGGTCGCCCGTACCGACGGCCTCACCGCCGTCACGCTGCGCGGGGTCGCCGCGGCCGTCGGGGTCGCCCCCTCACTCGTGGCGCACTACCGCCCGGTGATGGAGGACCTCGTCGGCGAGACGTTCCGCTCGATCGCGTCGGCCGAGGTCGCCGAGGTCGCCGGGCTCGTGGCCCACGAGGCCGACCCGGTCGCACGGCTGGCCGTCCTGGTCACCGCCGTCACCGATCCCGCCCGCGACGACGTGGCCGTCCTCTGGGCCGACGCCTGGAGCCTCGGCCGGACGAACGCGGTGCTCGCCGCCGCCGCGCGCGACGTCATGGACGACTGGCAGCGGCTCGCGACCGCTGTCGTCGAGGCGGGGGTGGGCGCCGGGGTCCTGCACGCCGAGGACCCGGCGGCCGTCGGACGGCTGCTCTTCGCCCTCGTCGACGCCACGAACGGCTACGCCCTCGTCGACCACCTCGACCGGTCGACGCGTGACGATCTCGTCCGGAGCACGATCGCCCGCGCCGTCGGCCTCGACGCGGCCACCCTGCGGCGCTGAGCGTCGTCGCCGCGCGAGCGCAGCGCGACCGCGCACCGGACTGGAGGCACGGGTCGGGCCCGCCCCGTGCCTCCAGATCGGAGGTGGCAACGCTCACCCCAGGACGCGCGCCGTCCAGTCGGCGAGCGCCGCGACCGCGCGGCGGGACACCGCCGCGTCCGGGACCATGCTCGTGAAGCCGTGGAACGCGCCCGGCCAGACGTGCAGCTCCGCGTCGACGCCCGCGGCCCAGAGGGCGCTCGCGTAGGCGACCGTCTCGTCGCGGAAGACCTCCGCGGTGCCGCAGTCGAGGTACGTCGGCGGGAGCCCGTCGAGGTCCGTCGCCCGTGCCGGCGCGGCGTACTCGGACACGTCTGCGGTCGCGCGGCGGGCGCCGAGGTACGCGTCCCAGCCGAAGCGCGTGAGCTGCCGGTCCGCGACCCCGACGCCGTCGATCTGCCGGGTCGACACGGACGCATCGCGGTCGTCGAGCATCGGCGAGACGAGCACCTGCGCGAGCACGCTCGGCCCCTGCCGGTCACGGGCGAGCAGGACCGTCCCCGCCGCGAGCCCTCCGCCCGCGCTCTGCCCGGCGACGACGATGCGCTCCGGATCGACCCCGAGCTCCTCGGCGTGCTCCGCGACCCAGACCAGTCCGGCGTAGCAGTCCTCGACCGGGTACGGATCGGGGTGCTCGGGCGCGAGGCGGTAGTCGACGCTCACGAGCACGACGTCGTGGTGGTCGAGGAGCCACGGGTCGTAGGAGTCGAGGTTGCCGAGGTGGTGCCCGAACACCATGCCGCCGCCGTGGATCGCGTACACGACCGGCGCGGTGCCGGTGCGGCCTCGGCGCTGGATGACCGCGAGGTCGATCGGATCGCCGAGGTGTCCCGGCACGCTGATGCTGCGCCGTTCGAGCCCGCGGCTCTCGAGACGGGCGTCGAGCTCGGCCTCGGTGACGTCGAGCTGGCGCATCCGGGGCAGGGCCTCGGGTGTCACGGTGAACGGTCCGCGGGCGGCGAGCGCGTCGAGGAACGGGACGAGCTCGGGGTCGAACGGCGGGTAGGCGAGACGGTCGCTGGGCACGGGGTGGATCGGCACGGGGTGCACTCCTTCGGTGAGAAGTGGCGACTCCCGTGAGACGCGTGCGTGGTCTCGTGCGCCGGAGCCCACGGACGTTTTCCCTCTGCCGCGACCCTAGCGCACCGTCACGGTCCCTCCCGGTTCCGCTCCCGCCGACGGCGGACCGCGACCAGAAGCGCAGCAATGCCATGTTTTACATTTCAATACTGGCGCGCCAAGGTGGGCGATGTGGCGGCTGCGATCGCCACGAAAGACGAAACATGCCGGCACCGACGCCGGAGAGAAGGGGAAGACGTCCGTGAGTTCGAAGAAACATCAGCGTGTCGCCGCGATCGGCCTTGGCCCACTCGTGGTTGCGGCATCGACGTTGCTCGTTGCCCCGGCGAACGCAGCGACCCGCACAGCCGAGGCGGCAGACATCTCATCTCCGGCCACGTCTGTTCTCAAGGAGATCAGACGCGAACTCGTGATTTCCGGCTCAGGCGCAGAACTCGCCTCCTTTGACCGTCTGAGCAGCACGCAACGCAACGAGCTTGCGTCCTACTTCCTCTACCCCGCGCCACGGGGCAACCCGAACGCCAGCGGTGCACCAGTCGAGCACGGAACGGTGCGGAGTTCGGGAGACTTCGAGTGGGGTGTCGACTTCGATGTGTCGGAGGCTGAGACACCGCTCGCTGAGCAGCCAGGAATCACCGCGGCCTCTCGCAGCTCCTGGGGAACGCAGTGGTTCTCATTCGCTGGGATCAAGCTCACTGAGACGAAGGTCTCCATGACCTACGAGTACAGCGGCACCACCGCCCGCAAGATGCTCGGCTACTCCTGCACTGTCGTTCGGAACATCCAGCCGTTCACCGAGGTGCGGACCTCGAAGAACAGCGGCTACGTCAGCGGTGGGCAAGCAACGTCGAAGTGCAAGGTCGTCGTGAAGCGCGGGGTCCTGACACCGTGGGGGACGGTTGCTTGGAGCACGTACTCGGCCATCCAGCGTCTCAGCGCGAGGGGGAACGGAGCGATCACGGCGAATCGCTGGGAGTGAACACCGTGCTGAACACCCAAGGAGGTAAGTCGTGAACCCTCTCGTACCGACCGTGCTGGACGGCACGTTGATGGTCGTCTCGCTCGTGGCGCTGGTGCTCTCGTTGGGCGCGTTCCTCTCCCTCGCTCGTGCAGGAGCGCTGACAGGTCGTCGTGGTCTCGCCTGGACGCTGGTGGTCCTGTTCGTCCCGTTCCTCGGGGCCACGGCGTGGTTCGTCGCACGGCACCGCGAGCGCGCGGCGGCGCGGCGGAAGCGCGGCGCCCACTGACGCGGTGCGATCCCACCGTGACCACACGACGAACGGGAGGCACGGTGCCAGCCGGCACCGTGCCTCCCGTCCGTCAGCGCGTCAGCGTGTCAGCCCTTGACCGGGATCGACTGCGCCTTGAGCGCCGCCACGGTCTTGGACTGCCCCGACTCGAGCGCCTCGAGGAGCGTGCCGTTCCCGGACGCCGCCTGGCCGAACCCGTCGGACACGTCCGAGTAGGTCTGCGTCATGGTCGGACCCCAGGTGAAGGGCTGGATGTCCTTCGCCGCGGAGGCGAACTCCTCGTAGATCTTCTGGTTGCCGTAGAAGGGGAGCCCCTCGGTCAGCGCGGGGAGGTCGGCACCGGTGGTGGACGCCGGGTAGAGGTTGGCCTCCTTGTTGAGGGCAGCGAGCGCCTCCTTCGAGGTGTTCAGCCACACGAGGAACTTCGACGCCTCGGCCGGGTGCTTGCTGCCCGTGAAGACGACGTTGGACGAGCCACCCCAGGCAGCGGACTTGGTCTCACCCGAGGTCCACTGCGGCATCGGCGCGACGGCCCACTTGCCCGAGGTCGAGGGCGCACCGCTCGAGATGGTGTTCGCTCCCCAGACGGCGGAGACCCAGGTCCAGTCCTGGCCCTTGTCGTACGCGTTGTTCCACTGGTCGGTGAAGCTCGGCAGCGTGTTGACGAGCTTCTTGTCGATGAGGTCCTGCCAGTAGTCGGCGACCTTCTTCGACGCACTGTCGGTGAGGTTCACGTTCCAGTCCGAGCCGGAGTTCGAGAACCACTGGCCGCCGGCCTGCGAGACGAGCCCGGCGAACTGGTTGACGTCGCCCTTGGCGAAGTTGGTGATGTTGCCGCCCATCGCCTTGATCTTCACGGCGTCCTCGGCGTACTCGTCCCAGGTCTTCGGCACGTCGAGGCCGGCCTTCTCGAACAGGTCCTTGCGGTAGTACAGCGCCATCGGGCC
This is a stretch of genomic DNA from Curtobacterium sp. 458. It encodes these proteins:
- the glgX gene encoding glycogen debranching protein GlgX → MTTSSRTPLGVTLVDGGANVALFSSTAERVEFCRFDEDGTEHRTELTNRTGYTFHDVVPDVTVGTRYGFRVHGAWDPANGLRHNPAKLLLDPYATAIDGTYEWGQALFGHDMEQPDQLDDTDSASAMPKSVVADRAFDWAGDTRPGTSYADTVVYEVHVKGFTKQHPDVPEEIRGTYAGLAHPAAIKHLTDLGVTAVELLPTHQFVQDSTLADKGLRNYWGYNSIGFFAPHDEYSSSGTSGQQVTEFKEMVKALHAAGLEVIMDVVYNHTAEGNHMGPTLSFKGIDNQAYYRLVEGDEANYFDTTGTGNSLNVSHPSALGLITDSLRYWVEEMHVDGFRFDLATTLTRQDGEAEKHSAFLDIVHQDPVLREVKMIAEPWDTAGYQVGGFPADWSEWNGKYRDDLRAFWRGDEGTLGEAVQRVLGSPDVYEGSRRSPLCSVDFITAHDGFTLADLTMYAEKHNEANGEDNNDGESDNTSFNGGVEGPTDDGAVNDYRDRQRRNFLGTLMLSAGVPMILGGDEIARSQGGNNNAYCQDDEISWFDWAAADQDLLAFATAAIAFRREHPALRPEWYRTAPGDSDSTVQVLRADAQGFEDADWADGGNRAVTLVLTRGDDAVAVLLNASDTTVEFTLPEKPGGGSWALGLSSDQEQAVGGDATTVLVRDASFTALV
- a CDS encoding NAD(P)/FAD-dependent oxidoreductase is translated as MTIEKDVVVIGAGVTGLVAANRLVAQGRSVAVLEARDRVGGRTWTNDIEGVTLEIGGQWVSPDQTALLETLDQLGLATYDRYREGSSVYIDQHGSRTEYTGDIFPLPEATATEIERLVAVVDEYVAKVDPSRPWETPDAAALDEVSFREWLRRLSDDRVATENVELFIAGAMLTKPAHTFSALQALLMAASAGSFSNLVDADFILDKRVVGGMQQVSERLAARLGDDVHLNAPVRTLRWDDEGVVAIADGGVEVRARQALVAVPPPLYSRISYEPPLPRRQHQLHQHLSMGFVIKVHAVYDRPFWRGAGLSGTAFSPYELVHEAYDNSMHGSEQGTLVGFVSDQHADDVFALSAVERKARVLDSLAHYYGDEARRPVVYYESDWGTEEWTRGAYAASFDLGGLVRYGADQRAAVGPLRFASSDLAGHGYQHVDGAVRMGREAAAEILAALPQPVVQ
- a CDS encoding NAD-dependent succinate-semialdehyde dehydrogenase; its protein translation is MTDTQTDLSTRTDAERELLAKVPTGLLVDGTWQQAADGATFPVVDPSTGETLLEIADATPEDGVRALDAAAAAQQAWASTPPRQRAEVLRKAFDLLQERRADFALLMTLEMGKPLAEANGEVTYGGEFLRWFSEEAVRIGGSYGTNPEGSGRAIVTHKPVGPTFLITPWNFPLAMATRKIAPALAAGCTAVVKPAELTPLTTLLFADLLLEAGVPAGVVNVVPTSHAGALSEPIINDPRLRKLSFTGSTPVGRTLLAQAAQNVLRTSMELGGNAPFLVFEDADLDLAVEGALAAKFRNTGQACTAANRFIVQESVAEEFARRLTERVEAMTVGRGTEDGVAIGPLIDQRAVDKAHRLVTDALDRGATLRTGGQPVDGPGTFYAPTVITDVQPGSDLLRDEIFGPVLAIRTFSSEDEGIAAANDTEYGLVGYAFTEDPARGQRLMERLETGMLGLNTGIVSNASAPFGGVKQSGLGREGGGEGLHEYLETMYTLTPDPFGRTKGTQR
- the gabT gene encoding 4-aminobutyrate--2-oxoglutarate transaminase gives rise to the protein MTSTVAPSTSAATGGPSLPQERRLVTEVPGPRSRELMDRKRAAVAAGVGVAVPIAVVAAGGGVVVDADGNSFVDLGSGIAVTSVGNAHPRVVEAVQQQVASFTHTCFTIAAYDGYVEVAEALNRLTPGDHEKRTALFNSGAEAVENAVKIARKHTGKQAVVVFDHAYHGRTNLTMALTAKNQPYKNGFGPFAPEVYRVPMSYPFRDGGLSGAEAAKRAITQIEKQVGTENTAAVLIEPIQGEGGFVVPAPGFLSALSEWATANGVVFIADEVQTGFARTGAMFASEHEGIVPDLVTTAKGMAGGMPLSAVTGRADIMDSAHVGGLGGTYGGNPVACAAALAAIDAFEHDGLVERAAAIGDLLLGRLRSAQAEDPRIGDVRGRGAMVAIELVDPETGEPDAALTGRVVKYAYEHGVIALTAGTYGNVLRFLPPLAIDDALLREGLDVVLEGLAAA
- a CDS encoding PucR family transcriptional regulator, whose translation is MSATLRSLLHRADLRLRLLTRDDAPALDAPLSWLHSSDLEDPTPFLADGQGLLTTGTQFGDAEVDAEVAEGYVDRLRRRGVVALGFGTEVVRNGTPASLVAACDAHGLPLFEVPYETSFIAVAQANADAVSREANARNAWALAAQRAISLAAMRPDGLGATIAELSRQLDGWVGLFDLSGRLDRGFPDGAVPVTDLDVLRSEALRLLRAGQRASLPVTTEHRTGYTLQTLGSGGHLAGVLAIQNGGALDRAGREVVTAVIALAGLALQQNRELARARGLLRTGLLTMLSVGDPAVVDSTSREVWGPLPAEPVRIAAVDVADQDLDAVVDLLELWVQDRPGRLFFAVDDALFLCVGAEDTAVVEELVDRFELHAGLSDGASYRYFGRARTEAVQALDRRREGRPGTTEFGDLAREGVLAHLAHVDVDAGAVARAFLAPLLDHDRASGTDLTRTVRTWLEQNCEYDRTAQALGVHRHTARARVEHAGRLLDRDLSAFATRADLWAAFVVDGSGGPIGATGTTGTGGVAAV
- a CDS encoding TetR family transcriptional regulator, translating into MPTTPPRRRLSPAERESQITETAAAVARTDGLTAVTLRGVAAAVGVAPSLVAHYRPVMEDLVGETFRSIASAEVAEVAGLVAHEADPVARLAVLVTAVTDPARDDVAVLWADAWSLGRTNAVLAAAARDVMDDWQRLATAVVEAGVGAGVLHAEDPAAVGRLLFALVDATNGYALVDHLDRSTRDDLVRSTIARAVGLDAATLRR
- a CDS encoding alpha/beta hydrolase, giving the protein MPIHPVPSDRLAYPPFDPELVPFLDALAARGPFTVTPEALPRMRQLDVTEAELDARLESRGLERRSISVPGHLGDPIDLAVIQRRGRTGTAPVVYAIHGGGMVFGHHLGNLDSYDPWLLDHHDVVLVSVDYRLAPEHPDPYPVEDCYAGLVWVAEHAEELGVDPERIVVAGQSAGGGLAAGTVLLARDRQGPSVLAQVLVSPMLDDRDASVSTRQIDGVGVADRQLTRFGWDAYLGARRATADVSEYAAPARATDLDGLPPTYLDCGTAEVFRDETVAYASALWAAGVDAELHVWPGAFHGFTSMVPDAAVSRRAVAALADWTARVLG
- a CDS encoding PLDc N-terminal domain-containing protein, with amino-acid sequence MNPLVPTVLDGTLMVVSLVALVLSLGAFLSLARAGALTGRRGLAWTLVVLFVPFLGATAWFVARHRERAAARRKRGAH